GGCGCTTGAACAAGCGGTGGCGGTGATTCGCAAAAGGGTGGATAAATTTGGTCTTTCCGAACCCATTATCCAGCCTGTCGGTCATAATCGCATCAGTGTGCAGATCCCCGGACTTTCTGAAGAGGATAAGAAGGCGGCGCGAGATCAACTCTCACGAGTAGCTAAACTGGAGTTTAAGCTCGTTCATCCCGACAGCGCACGCCTGCTGGCCGAACGAGCCAGCGGCAAACCGTTGCCGATTGACTACGAGGCACTGCCGGTTCTTGGACGTGATGGAAAACGGGATGGGTTTCTTGTAGTAAAGCGACGGCCCGAGCTTACTGGCAAATTTGTCCGGCGTGCCTTCCGCGGCTATGACGAGGTGGGCCGACCCACCGTTGTCATTCAGTTTAGTGACGAGGGACAACGGGTGTTTGGAGCGGTGACTTCCCGCAATGTAGGACGGCAACTGGCCATTGTGTTGGACGGGGAAATCCGTAGTGCTCCCGTCATCCAGACGGCAATCTACAATAACGCCACCATTTCCGGGGGGAACATGACCCCCGCGGAAGCGGAAGAGCTAGCCAGTGTCCTGGAAAATCCTCTAGAGACCCCGGTCCGGATCCTGGAAGAACGAGGGGTTGATCCTTCCCTGGGGAGAGATTCGATTCTGCGAGGCCGCAACGCGGGTTTCGTCGCGCTTGGGCTTGTGGTGGGATTTATGGTCCTTTATTACCGCCTGGCGGGCGTCATTGCGGTGGGGGCCCTTCTGTTAAACCTCCTCCTTCTCTTTGGTCTTTTGGCCCAGTTCCATTTTACTCTTACCCTCCCAGGGATTGCGGGCATCATTCTCACCATCGGAATGGCTGTGGACGCAAACGTTCTTATTTACGAGCGGATCCGGGATGAGCTTGCCTTGGGGAAACCCTTGGCCACCGCCGTTTCGCTAGGGTTTGAGCGAGCCTTTAGCGCGATTTTCGATTCCAACGTGAGCACGATTCTGCCTGCGACGGTTCTCATGTTTCTTGGGAGCGGGCCGTTGCAAGGATTCGCAGTAACTCTCACGCTGGGGATCGTGGCAAATCTCTTTACAGCTGTCGTTGCCACGCGAAACGGGTTCGAATGGCTGCTGGATTTGGGAAAGATCCGGCACTTGCTCATGATGCAGTTTCTCAAAAACCCCCGTTTTGATTTCCTCCGGTACCGCATCCCGTCTGTATGTTTGGCCGGAATCCTTTTGCTGGCAGGAACCGTTGCCTTTTTTGGTCGGCAAAGCGAGCTTTTGGGGGTGGATTTTGTGGGTGGAGATGCCGTTACCCTCTCTTATCGAGAAGCTGTCCCGGTTGCGTCGATCCGGTCGACTCTCGAGGAGGCAGGGATTCATCCTATGCTCTTGCAATACGCAAAAGATTCTCACCAGATCCTACTGCAAACGCGCTACGGGGAAGGCGACAAAGCAGCTAGTCTTCTCGTCCGTCGTTTTGGAAGCCACGGTTTTACGAAGATCGGCTTGGACAGTGTCGGCCCTACCGTGGGCAATGAACTCAAATGGAGGGCCATCCAGTCCTTGAGCTTGGGTCTGGTTGCGATCCTTGTATACGTGGCTTTTCGGTACGAATGGTCGTTCTCGGTAGCGGCAGCGGCCGGTCAAATCCACGATGTTCTCATGGCCGTCGGGGGAATGGCTCTTCTCGGGCACGAGTTTACGATGACTCTGGTGGGAGCGTTCCTCACCATTTTGGGCTATTCGATCAACGAAAAAATTGTCATTTCTGACCGGATTCGTGAACTGATGCGTATCCATTCGGGAATGGCGTTTAGGGAGCTTGTGAATCGGGGTCTCAATTTAACTTTAGCGCGGACCGTGATTACAGGGGGGACGGTGCTTTTAGCAACACTCTCGATGCTTCTCTTGGGCGGTCCAGTCATTTCCGATTTTGCCCTGGCCATCTTCATAGGTGTGGTTGCGGGTCTTTTTTCTTCCCATTTTCTTTCTCCTGCGCTCTTGTACTGGTTCCACGAGCTCGCTCAGCCGGTGGGCAGTGGCCGGAAGGTGGTAGCCAGGGCCAAAGGGGTTGTCTAGCGGGACGGTGGGCGGCGTGCCCCGGACTCTCCCATGGTCAAGAAAGATCCCGCCCAAAAAGGGTCTCCCTTTGTTACCTGGCGGCGAACCCCGAAGCAACGGTGGTGTGCGGGGGCGTTGATCGAAGAGAAAGTGAAGTGTTGTGTGTTGTCTTGGGACCGGATCAGAAACCGGGAACTTTGAGTAAACATTTTTTGGGCACGGAAAAAGACACCAAAGGGCAGCGTTTCCCGTTTCTCGTTCTTTCGTGTTAGCCACCATCCCATCATCGAGCCAGCTTTGGATGGTAAATTTGTAAAGATCGCACCACACCGCGTACTTTGCGTACTTCATGGGTGCGCAATAGATCGGTCTTTCCAAGAATCGCAAGGACCGCAAAAAAAGGTTCGGCTACCCTTACTTCTTCCTCAAAGTACTCAAAGGCGTGAGGAAGAGCATGGCAGGTTGGCCAGCCCAAGCGGCGGAGCCGGAAGGTCCCAAGAAAAATCTCCATCTGGCGCCGGACCCTTTCCGCGCTATCCTGAAGGTTCGAATAATAGAATCCTAGCCCGGGATCCACCCAGATCCTTTTCACACCTGCCTTGCTCGCTAGCTCAATTTCCCGAGCAAAATATTCATACAAAGGAGCGATTGGGTCTGCGACGAGACGGATTTCCCCAACTTCTCGAACGTTCGGTCCTTCCACATAGTTAATAATGACCGCTGCATCAAACGCCCCAACCATCGCATAAATCTTTCGGCTTTCACGAGGACCTGTAAGATTAATGATCCGTGCTCCAGCTTTCAAACCAGCTAACGCAACATCGGCATAGTATGTCTCAACGGACACAAGCACATTTTGCTCAGCGAGTTCCCTAACAATCGGTAGAAACGCTTGTTTTTGCTCCTCAATGGAAGCGCGACGGGCATGCAAGAGGGAAGATTCCGCCCCAAGATCGACGATCGATGCCCCCGACAGCGTCAAAAGCTTGCCTCTTTCAATGGCCGCTTCCGTGTTGAGCACAACACTTTCTCGATACCAGGAATCCGGGGAAAGATTGATGACCCCCATAATGTAGGGGGCGCCTTGCTGCGTAAAGACGTGGGGTCCGAGGGAAAATTCCTGGACAGGACACTGCCAGTCCTCCTTGTACGTTTCCCAAAGCGCTGAGAGTTCCGGTAGACTCAACATAACACAGTTACAAAATCTCCTTTTTTTGCCGTTCTTACAACCATAGACAACCATTCCCCTACCAGGGAAGATCGTCCGGGGCGCTGGCCGAACAGTGCTGCCTGAGGACTTGCGTGCCGGGGTTTCATAGGCAAAGCCCAGCTAGCACCAGGTCCCGCGTTTCCGAGGACACTGGCGTCGGAGGCAGTCGATCGCCTCCCCGTCGGGCAACTGCCGCTTGCGTCGCTTTGAGTCTCCCCCCGAACCCCCGCCCTAGAAACGACCAAAGATGCTTCGTCCGATGGCTTGTGGGTAGGGCCAAGAGGACATGACTGCCGTTGCAGGTAGCACGACTGCCTCTCGCACGGATGGGCGTTCGGAGAGTCCCAATCCTCTCCGGGCGAGAACACAAAACTCCGCCGTCCTCGTAAGCATTTATGCCCCGACGGCGCGTGCGGTTGACCGCACCGACCGAAAAACGTCTAGGCCGGGTCGACTTCGGTTCACTCCGACTCCGGCAGCAAAAGAAGCCGACTGGAACATCCCGGTTTTGCCTTAGGGTCCCCGAAGGAGGGAGAGGGTGAGCCAGTCCGAACGGGATCCACCGACTCAAAGCTTGCGCCTTCCTCTTTCAAAGATCCAAACGTTTGGCCGCAAGTATTTTGCTCGATTCGGGGCAAGGCCCCGGGGATTTCTTTACCGGCATTAGAAAAAATCGCTTTCGCTTGGCCCCCACTCTTGCCATGGAGATTCCACGGGATCTCCCGGATTCTCATGAAATTACCCAAGCGGTCCATTTTGCCCAAGCCGACATGATCGCCTTTCCTATCGATCCCGACCGCTCCGGTAAGTCGGTGTGTCACCAACGAAAAGGCGTCCGTGTTACGACGCTCGGCAAACGCTGGCCACCCCTTTATCGCTCCCGCACGAAGCGGTAGCTCAAAAGCGCCGATCCCTCGTGCTTCCGGCCGAGTTTCGGCGTTTTGGTTGGCGCCCTCACCATCCGGCTGGCGGCGAGCGCCTGGAGGATCGCGCCCTGGCCGTAGGCGAAAGCGCACGCACTCAAAGAACCTGGTATTGGCTCAGGCTCCCCCATTCGATCGGCAGCCGCAACGGGAAGCCGAGAGACTCGCCTCCGGGGCTACCCTGGGTTGGCAGGACGGGTTGCCGGCGGTCTTGTCCCCCGACCCCGAGCACAGAGA
This genomic interval from Candidatus Methylacidithermus pantelleriae contains the following:
- the secD gene encoding protein translocase subunit SecD, which gives rise to MNPFWIFLAASGFVIALGGYFFSDQPKRKRLLGLSASICAILLSFLSLYPLEKTVRLGLDLKGGTAFLIELEGKPSPQALEQAVAVIRKRVDKFGLSEPIIQPVGHNRISVQIPGLSEEDKKAARDQLSRVAKLEFKLVHPDSARLLAERASGKPLPIDYEALPVLGRDGKRDGFLVVKRRPELTGKFVRRAFRGYDEVGRPTVVIQFSDEGQRVFGAVTSRNVGRQLAIVLDGEIRSAPVIQTAIYNNATISGGNMTPAEAEELASVLENPLETPVRILEERGVDPSLGRDSILRGRNAGFVALGLVVGFMVLYYRLAGVIAVGALLLNLLLLFGLLAQFHFTLTLPGIAGIILTIGMAVDANVLIYERIRDELALGKPLATAVSLGFERAFSAIFDSNVSTILPATVLMFLGSGPLQGFAVTLTLGIVANLFTAVVATRNGFEWLLDLGKIRHLLMMQFLKNPRFDFLRYRIPSVCLAGILLLAGTVAFFGRQSELLGVDFVGGDAVTLSYREAVPVASIRSTLEEAGIHPMLLQYAKDSHQILLQTRYGEGDKAASLLVRRFGSHGFTKIGLDSVGPTVGNELKWRAIQSLSLGLVAILVYVAFRYEWSFSVAAAAGQIHDVLMAVGGMALLGHEFTMTLVGAFLTILGYSINEKIVISDRIRELMRIHSGMAFRELVNRGLNLTLARTVITGGTVLLATLSMLLLGGPVISDFALAIFIGVVAGLFSSHFLSPALLYWFHELAQPVGSGRKVVARAKGVV
- a CDS encoding dihydropteroate synthase; the protein is MVVYGCKNGKKRRFCNCVMLSLPELSALWETYKEDWQCPVQEFSLGPHVFTQQGAPYIMGVINLSPDSWYRESVVLNTEAAIERGKLLTLSGASIVDLGAESSLLHARRASIEEQKQAFLPIVRELAEQNVLVSVETYYADVALAGLKAGARIINLTGPRESRKIYAMVGAFDAAVIINYVEGPNVREVGEIRLVADPIAPLYEYFAREIELASKAGVKRIWVDPGLGFYYSNLQDSAERVRRQMEIFLGTFRLRRLGWPTCHALPHAFEYFEEEVRVAEPFFAVLAILGKTDLLRTHEVRKVRGVVRSLQIYHPKLAR